In Leptospira selangorensis, the following are encoded in one genomic region:
- a CDS encoding DUF2905 domain-containing protein: MEPLGKTFLWIGAFFLIIGAIIVFGSKLPFISSLGNLPGDFKIERENFRFYFPFATSILISIGLSLLLYLWNRFIH, translated from the coding sequence ATGGAACCGCTAGGTAAAACATTTCTTTGGATCGGGGCATTCTTCCTGATTATTGGGGCCATAATCGTTTTCGGCTCCAAACTTCCATTTATCTCTTCTCTAGGAAATTTACCCGGAGACTTCAAAATCGAAAGAGAAAATTTCAGATTTTATTTTCCTTTCGCAACTTCCATTCTGATCAGCATCGGACTTTCACTTCTTCTGTATCTTTGGAACAGATTTATACATTAA
- a CDS encoding pyridoxal phosphate-dependent aminotransferase, whose product MDPENTPRFSDRFEFISGENDLYSLLESFKRSGEDWIDLTISNPTKVGLVYPREAILHSLEKQESMEYDPNPKGTQNARKSIIGYYKEKGHTISEEDLFLTSSSSEAYSYLIKLLCNPGEEVLIPSPGYPLFEFLSLLDGVEFNSYKLDQNAEWKIDFEDLNSKITNKTKILFLVSPNNPTGNLLTSEEFEKLKIISKTKGIALVLDEVFSDYLHEKDPNQIDFFQTDFPIFVVNGISKILALPQMKLSWIHVGGPTNWKKECKERLEIIADTYLSVGTPIQYALPELFQWRNMIQSQVLRRISRNLQVLESFHSSNPGIVYTSPKGGWYAVLQSPSFLNDEDFSYRLLEKEKVLVHPGSMFGFEEDLGSIVISLISETELFQAGLEKISTFL is encoded by the coding sequence ATGGATCCGGAAAACACTCCTCGTTTTAGCGATAGATTCGAATTCATTTCGGGCGAGAATGATCTATATTCTCTTTTGGAATCTTTTAAAAGATCGGGAGAAGATTGGATCGATCTTACAATTTCCAATCCCACAAAAGTAGGACTTGTTTATCCGAGAGAAGCCATACTACATTCTCTGGAAAAACAAGAAAGTATGGAATATGATCCGAATCCTAAAGGAACCCAAAATGCCAGAAAATCTATCATTGGTTATTATAAGGAAAAAGGTCATACTATCTCGGAAGAAGATCTGTTTTTAACGTCTTCTTCCTCCGAAGCATATTCTTATTTAATAAAATTATTATGCAATCCTGGGGAAGAAGTTCTCATCCCTTCTCCAGGATATCCTCTTTTTGAATTTTTATCCTTACTAGACGGAGTAGAATTTAATTCTTATAAATTGGACCAAAACGCGGAATGGAAAATAGATTTCGAAGACTTAAATTCTAAAATTACTAACAAAACTAAGATCCTATTTTTAGTTTCTCCGAATAATCCTACGGGAAATTTACTTACCTCGGAAGAATTCGAAAAACTAAAAATCATTTCTAAAACCAAAGGAATAGCATTGGTCTTAGATGAAGTATTCTCCGATTATTTACATGAAAAAGATCCAAATCAAATCGATTTCTTTCAGACTGATTTTCCTATATTTGTTGTGAATGGGATCTCTAAAATACTTGCACTTCCCCAAATGAAACTTTCCTGGATCCATGTAGGAGGTCCTACAAATTGGAAAAAAGAATGTAAGGAAAGATTAGAGATCATTGCAGATACTTACTTATCCGTAGGAACTCCTATCCAATATGCTCTTCCAGAATTATTCCAGTGGAGAAATATGATCCAGAGCCAAGTGCTCAGGAGAATAAGTAGAAATCTTCAAGTCCTGGAAAGTTTTCATTCTTCTAATCCCGGGATCGTTTATACATCTCCCAAAGGAGGATGGTATGCCGTTTTACAATCTCCATCTTTCTTAAACGATGAAGACTTCTCCTATAGATTATTAGAAAAAGAGAAAGTTCTGGTCCACCCAGGTTCCATGTTCGGATTCGAAGAAGATTTAGGAAGTATAGTGATTAGCTTAATCTCCGAAACAGAACTGTTCCAGGCAGGATTAGAAAAAATTTCGACGTTCTTATAG
- a CDS encoding 7TM diverse intracellular signaling domain-containing protein, with protein sequence MIRISFFLLVLISSFGSIFAKELPFTLKTNEHNKNITPELYLWEKTYTENIPPPSNQNDGWKKNRSNALNFNFSKRSYWLKFRIRFREEIRENLYFVIRWKAHDLAELYTPNGVTPIQRVGDTLSKSNWPVKNVLYPTLLLQGEPGEEKEFIVRIKSESIMSFPIDIMDEAGVRANLAIETGVFSLSACLYGMLILVALLYYRATEYKEFLLYTCYAFCMGASYDVNYGNAIEFFWEDSPLWAEKVNYFFFNLGGIFGFQFIRKFLETETFLPWVDRILFFFSVILGLTLPLIFTMDRIVYLTTTIMIIYSISIPLIMISGIYLRGRGNRKLNLFLVSWGIYLTFGYISIFYYMGFLEYGFFTVYSVPLFFPADLLILLYNIIQKYSQNIEEKNSLLEALRGFINKPRYARSKIAGLDVDESLNALEHLMSTEKLFTEEEVTIQMVASKIRLSTHQLSELLNSRLGMGFAAYLNSKRIEEAKLLLKNDTEDNILNIAFAVGFGSKTSFNVEFKKATGLTPKQYKSFVQKAIL encoded by the coding sequence ATGATCCGAATTTCGTTTTTTCTTCTCGTTCTTATTTCGAGTTTCGGTTCCATCTTCGCTAAAGAACTTCCGTTCACCCTAAAAACAAACGAACATAATAAAAACATTACGCCCGAACTTTATCTTTGGGAAAAAACCTATACCGAAAATATTCCTCCTCCATCGAATCAAAACGATGGTTGGAAAAAAAATAGATCAAACGCTCTAAATTTCAATTTTTCTAAAAGATCGTATTGGTTAAAATTCAGAATTCGATTTCGCGAAGAAATTCGTGAAAATCTTTACTTCGTAATTCGTTGGAAGGCTCACGATTTAGCTGAATTATATACCCCAAATGGGGTAACCCCTATACAAAGAGTTGGAGATACATTATCAAAAAGTAATTGGCCTGTTAAAAATGTTCTCTACCCAACCTTACTCTTACAAGGAGAGCCTGGAGAAGAAAAAGAATTTATCGTTCGGATCAAATCAGAATCCATTATGTCATTTCCTATCGATATCATGGATGAGGCGGGTGTCCGAGCTAATCTAGCGATTGAAACAGGAGTGTTTTCACTTTCTGCCTGCTTATACGGAATGCTTATCCTAGTCGCTTTATTATATTATAGAGCAACGGAATATAAGGAATTCCTACTATATACTTGCTATGCTTTCTGTATGGGAGCTTCTTACGACGTAAATTACGGAAATGCAATAGAGTTTTTTTGGGAAGATTCGCCTCTTTGGGCCGAAAAAGTGAATTACTTTTTCTTTAATTTAGGGGGGATTTTCGGATTCCAATTCATTCGAAAGTTTTTGGAAACGGAGACTTTTCTGCCTTGGGTGGATCGGATCTTATTCTTTTTTTCCGTTATTCTGGGTCTGACACTTCCGCTCATTTTTACGATGGATAGGATCGTCTATCTTACTACGACCATCATGATTATATATTCTATTTCTATTCCTTTGATAATGATTTCAGGGATCTATTTGAGAGGAAGGGGAAATCGGAAATTAAACCTGTTTTTGGTTTCCTGGGGAATATATCTCACATTCGGATATATCAGTATTTTTTACTATATGGGATTTTTGGAATACGGGTTTTTTACGGTGTATTCAGTGCCGCTTTTCTTTCCAGCGGACCTTCTCATTCTTCTTTATAATATTATTCAAAAATATTCTCAGAATATAGAGGAGAAGAATAGCCTTCTTGAGGCATTGAGAGGTTTTATAAATAAGCCTAGATACGCTCGTTCTAAGATTGCAGGTTTGGATGTGGATGAATCCCTGAATGCCTTGGAACATCTGATGAGTACGGAAAAATTATTCACAGAGGAAGAAGTTACAATCCAGATGGTGGCTTCCAAGATAAGATTAAGCACTCACCAATTGTCCGAACTTTTAAATTCAAGGCTTGGAATGGGATTTGCCGCGTATTTGAATTCTAAAAGGATAGAAGAGGCCAAACTTCTTCTAAAAAACGATACTGAGGACAATATTCTAAACATTGCATTTGCAGTAGGATTTGGTTCTAAAACTTCTTTTAACGTGGAGTTTAAGAAGGCGACCGGTCTTACGCCGAAACAATATAAAAGTTTCGTTCAAAAAGCGATTCTATAA
- a CDS encoding FFLEELY motif protein — protein MSSFEEHKLKHAKVEVVRAQVERFRKFYADYFHLEETISMVEYFFETIYNLDGKEAWMHLALDTYQKVKGMMKETTRANLETLIELNNLTDHLDSEMAQLLIQRDWDGKKLSREEYDDLYKAYGHKEEREKQLEIVLHNLRTFYELAHKPISAYLIRPARFMAGLLGVSLLFDSVEKAYNAVLPVSPEIFVSFIEQVERRESEYLESAFLNGKQPKEPSA, from the coding sequence GTGAGTAGTTTCGAAGAACATAAACTTAAACATGCCAAGGTAGAGGTCGTTCGAGCTCAGGTGGAAAGATTCCGCAAATTTTATGCGGACTATTTTCATCTAGAAGAAACGATCTCTATGGTGGAGTATTTTTTCGAAACGATTTATAACCTAGATGGTAAAGAAGCTTGGATGCATTTAGCCTTGGACACATACCAAAAAGTAAAAGGTATGATGAAAGAAACTACTAGGGCTAATTTAGAAACTCTGATTGAGTTAAACAATCTAACAGATCATTTAGATTCCGAAATGGCTCAGTTACTCATCCAAAGAGATTGGGACGGTAAAAAACTTTCTAGAGAAGAATACGACGATCTGTACAAAGCATACGGTCATAAAGAAGAAAGAGAAAAACAATTAGAGATAGTTCTTCATAATCTTAGAACATTCTATGAATTAGCGCATAAACCTATCTCAGCTTATCTTATTCGACCTGCTAGATTTATGGCAGGTCTATTAGGAGTTTCCCTTTTATTCGATTCAGTGGAGAAGGCATATAACGCAGTTTTACCCGTATCACCTGAAATTTTTGTTTCTTTTATCGAGCAAGTGGAGAGAAGAGAGTCGGAATATCTAGAGTCTGCTTTCTTAAATGGAAAGCAACCTAAGGAGCCGTCTGCTTGA
- a CDS encoding flagellar motor protein MotB yields MNGRSRFSRYRKPVEAGDENRDRWLLTYADMITLLLGLFIILYSISQVDQNKLKQVADLVRGGFGLGESFFEGSNITLEEDPLLQPRTQMYRFWERISYALKKLKEKTKLFIGINETEEIRIQVFAPSLGEGEFHPDEDTDFTFKKVAEVAQGMDVDITLRVQVPYAEQAGQGFRNIWEYNAHRAGLIAETLAEKYGISRERLSVQAYHGFRKLGPEEGPSPEVKASQERIEIIIRKRGKEE; encoded by the coding sequence TTGAACGGAAGATCACGTTTTTCCAGATACAGGAAGCCTGTCGAAGCCGGAGATGAGAACCGGGACAGATGGCTTTTGACGTATGCGGATATGATCACACTTCTTCTTGGACTTTTTATTATCTTATATTCTATTTCCCAAGTTGACCAAAACAAATTGAAACAAGTTGCCGATTTAGTCAGAGGCGGATTCGGTTTAGGAGAATCTTTCTTTGAAGGTTCCAATATTACATTAGAAGAGGATCCTTTACTACAACCAAGGACCCAAATGTATCGCTTCTGGGAAAGGATCTCTTATGCATTAAAAAAGCTAAAAGAGAAGACTAAATTATTCATAGGAATCAACGAAACAGAAGAGATCCGTATCCAAGTATTCGCACCATCCTTGGGAGAGGGTGAATTTCATCCGGATGAGGACACTGACTTCACTTTCAAAAAAGTAGCCGAGGTTGCACAAGGAATGGATGTGGACATCACATTGAGAGTCCAAGTTCCTTACGCAGAACAAGCAGGCCAAGGTTTCAGAAATATTTGGGAATATAATGCTCATCGCGCAGGTTTGATCGCAGAAACATTAGCGGAAAAATACGGAATCTCTAGAGAAAGACTTTCAGTACAAGCATACCACGGATTTAGAAAATTAGGTCCGGAAGAAGGTCCCAGCCCGGAAGTAAAAGCTTCCCAAGAAAGAATAGAAATCATCATTCGTAAACGAGGTAAGGAAGAGTAA
- a CDS encoding nuclear transport factor 2 family protein, with protein sequence MHPNEAKIRDFYKSFHSRNSASISDFYSQDVEFSDPVFPKLKGGAVPGMWSMLLERMDPNATIELVEANASAETGTAYWVATYLFSKTGRKVQNHIRSEFQFKNGKVVKQKDRFPLWKWTRMALGAPGVLLGWSPLVQGKVRSEAARNLEHYLRKKGITA encoded by the coding sequence ATGCATCCAAACGAAGCCAAAATCAGAGACTTTTATAAAAGTTTTCATTCTAGAAACTCTGCAAGTATTTCAGACTTCTATTCACAGGACGTTGAATTTTCAGATCCTGTTTTTCCTAAATTAAAAGGTGGGGCAGTACCCGGAATGTGGTCAATGCTCTTAGAAAGAATGGATCCAAATGCGACAATAGAATTGGTAGAAGCAAACGCTAGCGCAGAAACGGGAACCGCATATTGGGTGGCGACTTATCTGTTCTCAAAAACGGGAAGAAAGGTCCAAAACCATATCAGATCGGAATTCCAATTTAAAAACGGAAAAGTGGTTAAACAAAAGGATAGATTTCCTCTCTGGAAATGGACCAGAATGGCTTTAGGCGCTCCTGGAGTTCTTTTGGGATGGTCACCTTTAGTCCAAGGAAAGGTAAGATCGGAAGCCGCCAGAAATCTGGAACATTATCTTAGGAAAAAAGGGATCACCGCTTAG
- a CDS encoding RNA polymerase sigma factor: MEKSVTIQDEFTDTIRIALEGRPRAMEILLEKIQDYIFNLSLRMLWDPQEAEDATQEILFKISNKLSGFRFESKFTTWVYSIASNHLLTIKRPKNIVYLSRIRQEYLAKPNSISLEDQVEDKILEEEIRFGCVHAVLLKLNSADRIVFVLSSVYGMSSEEGAEILSISSENFRQKLSRSKKKLSEFLSKECGMWIDNNKACPCIGLSGHLLNRNRDNVSFFTELKKLKRKSPNLEDSKVLEHLKELDRLAWIYKSQGIYETPKEILEKLGPST; this comes from the coding sequence ATGGAAAAATCCGTAACGATACAAGACGAGTTTACGGATACAATCCGAATCGCTCTAGAAGGAAGACCTAGAGCGATGGAAATTCTTTTGGAAAAAATACAAGATTATATCTTTAATCTTTCCTTAAGAATGTTATGGGATCCTCAAGAAGCGGAGGATGCGACCCAAGAGATCTTATTCAAAATTTCAAATAAACTTTCAGGATTTAGATTCGAGAGTAAATTTACGACTTGGGTATATTCGATCGCGAGCAATCATCTTCTAACCATCAAAAGACCGAAGAACATCGTATATTTAAGCAGAATACGCCAAGAATATTTAGCCAAACCGAACTCTATCTCTTTGGAAGATCAGGTAGAAGACAAAATTTTAGAAGAAGAGATCAGATTCGGTTGTGTACATGCAGTTTTATTAAAATTGAATTCTGCGGACAGAATAGTATTTGTTCTATCTTCCGTTTACGGTATGAGTAGCGAAGAAGGAGCCGAAATTTTAAGTATTAGTTCCGAAAACTTCCGGCAAAAACTTTCTCGTTCCAAAAAGAAACTGTCCGAGTTCTTATCCAAAGAATGCGGGATGTGGATCGATAATAATAAAGCTTGTCCTTGTATAGGATTGTCAGGTCACCTTTTAAATCGGAACAGGGATAATGTTTCCTTCTTTACGGAACTCAAAAAACTAAAAAGGAAAAGTCCTAATTTAGAAGATTCTAAAGTATTAGAACATTTAAAAGAACTAGATCGACTTGCTTGGATCTATAAAAGCCAAGGAATTTACGAAACTCCTAAGGAAATTTTAGAAAAACTGGGACCTTCAACTTAA
- a CDS encoding LIC13341 family surface-exposed protein — MFRFISFFRVLILFSAIILLLACNSKTPSDSKIISLTIPESEEKSPDVVLKKLGNLDEDPDLEVFSLVRNGTEEILAVFKKQNGEWTLKSKIGFNLLNIGPFAYDPKASTWKPGEDENAKESGFVVKRILMEELPGDSFNSLFLEVLSEEPPLGLFSVPYVIRKGEKILDGLASLKDHQFLAKSKRIDFSYNKEEKNLTIFPNNRTYAQNFNFNGWELVPDVPSVAAPGLLSVEVPAEWKKDVTSEVVIWFKNRGSYSGTTYISLSFPQGGRVEVDSGKEGLRYYSPGSSVYSFEKKYINSKVPLLEITKEGWARNHKYGVRFKYTPTDDSIPNLLIRSSSKSYRDTINLPTDYSSVKTEIDQQGFKSYPLPLVSRGKSK, encoded by the coding sequence ATGTTTCGTTTCATTTCTTTTTTCCGAGTGCTGATCCTTTTTTCAGCAATCATTCTTCTACTTGCTTGTAATTCAAAAACACCATCCGATTCCAAGATCATTTCCTTAACCATTCCAGAGTCCGAAGAAAAAAGTCCTGATGTGGTACTCAAAAAATTAGGAAACCTAGATGAGGATCCTGACTTGGAAGTTTTCTCCTTGGTCCGTAATGGAACCGAAGAGATTCTCGCAGTTTTCAAAAAACAAAACGGAGAATGGACACTTAAGTCCAAGATTGGATTTAATCTTCTAAACATCGGGCCTTTCGCGTATGATCCTAAGGCTTCCACTTGGAAACCAGGAGAAGATGAGAATGCAAAAGAATCCGGCTTTGTAGTCAAAAGAATTCTAATGGAAGAACTTCCAGGAGATTCTTTTAATTCTCTCTTTTTAGAAGTTCTAAGTGAAGAACCTCCTTTAGGTCTTTTTTCCGTTCCGTATGTGATCCGTAAGGGTGAAAAAATTTTGGACGGACTTGCTTCTCTAAAAGACCACCAATTTTTAGCAAAATCAAAACGTATCGATTTCTCCTATAATAAAGAAGAAAAGAATCTTACCATCTTTCCGAATAATCGTACTTATGCTCAGAATTTTAATTTTAACGGATGGGAACTAGTTCCTGATGTTCCGAGTGTTGCCGCTCCAGGTTTATTAAGTGTAGAAGTTCCTGCTGAATGGAAAAAGGACGTAACATCCGAAGTAGTGATCTGGTTCAAGAACAGAGGATCATATTCAGGAACTACTTATATCTCTCTTTCTTTTCCTCAAGGTGGAAGGGTAGAGGTAGATTCCGGTAAAGAGGGATTGAGATATTATTCTCCTGGATCTTCCGTATATTCTTTCGAAAAAAAATATATTAATTCTAAGGTCCCTCTATTAGAAATTACGAAAGAAGGTTGGGCAAGAAATCATAAGTACGGAGTACGTTTCAAATACACTCCTACAGATGATAGTATTCCGAATCTATTGATTCGCTCTAGTTCCAAGTCTTATAGAGACACGATCAATCTTCCGACTGATTATAGTTCCGTAAAAACCGAAATTGATCAGCAAGGTTTTAAAAGTTATCCTCTACCTTTGGTATCCAGAGGAAAGTCCAAATAA
- a CDS encoding FAD-dependent oxidoreductase has product MSGKIYEWKNLGESKEIRTEVLVIGTGCGGATVAYELAKAGKKVTLIEEGGYYHTGSFDNHELNMAGKVSAERNMATTADGTVNIVYGKNVGGASVHYWADSYRTPKDRLELWKDKFGILGHSAEDLEPFWKELDDTLNVHPAKEENYNRMNQLVRKASKELGWEGNPVPQARKNCQKSGHCMQGCMFGAKQSQLITHIPMAMALGADLYADTKALELEYEGDKVVGLEAVVIDRPSQKESEVKLRFKADTIVVAAGGFGSSTFLLKNGLKKKLPALGEFLAINPSPFVHALYKESIIQWRNIPSAYGVEEFRLARYAGGTYREGGYLIMANQLQPGAIGALVPGFGEEHFEIMKELPRLGGTIGWIDDPDSELGRIEIKSGGKREVQYSFGPLTKEILKDCIRKQVILNFKAGAYKVILPDLKRTVLTKPEEIDIVDSLPLTPASMAMAAPHPAGGCRMGLDPKTSVVDWKHKVHGISNLYISDSSVFPTAVSVDPSYTIMAFSKRAAQFISEKKS; this is encoded by the coding sequence ATGTCGGGTAAAATTTACGAATGGAAAAATTTAGGCGAATCCAAAGAGATCCGCACGGAAGTTTTAGTAATCGGAACCGGTTGTGGTGGTGCAACTGTTGCTTACGAGTTAGCAAAGGCAGGGAAGAAGGTAACCTTGATCGAAGAAGGAGGTTACTACCATACAGGATCATTCGATAATCATGAATTGAATATGGCCGGCAAAGTTTCTGCAGAAAGAAATATGGCCACCACTGCGGATGGAACAGTAAATATAGTATATGGAAAAAATGTAGGCGGCGCCTCAGTTCATTATTGGGCTGATAGTTATAGGACTCCGAAAGACAGATTAGAGCTCTGGAAAGACAAATTCGGAATATTAGGCCACAGTGCGGAAGATCTAGAACCTTTTTGGAAAGAGTTAGACGACACACTGAATGTCCATCCCGCCAAAGAAGAAAATTATAATAGAATGAACCAATTGGTTCGTAAGGCTTCCAAAGAATTAGGATGGGAAGGAAATCCAGTCCCACAAGCACGTAAGAACTGTCAAAAATCCGGACACTGTATGCAAGGATGTATGTTCGGAGCAAAACAAAGCCAACTAATCACTCATATTCCGATGGCAATGGCTTTAGGCGCAGATCTTTACGCTGATACCAAAGCTTTAGAACTGGAATATGAAGGAGATAAGGTAGTCGGATTAGAAGCAGTTGTGATCGACAGACCTTCTCAAAAAGAATCAGAAGTAAAATTACGTTTTAAAGCGGACACAATCGTTGTCGCAGCAGGAGGATTCGGAAGTTCTACATTTCTTCTTAAAAACGGACTTAAGAAAAAATTACCTGCATTAGGAGAATTTTTAGCCATCAATCCTTCTCCGTTCGTTCATGCGCTTTATAAAGAATCGATTATACAATGGAGAAATATTCCATCAGCATACGGGGTGGAAGAATTTAGATTGGCACGTTATGCAGGCGGCACTTATAGAGAAGGCGGCTATCTCATAATGGCAAATCAATTACAACCGGGAGCGATAGGCGCTCTTGTACCAGGATTCGGAGAAGAACATTTCGAGATCATGAAAGAACTCCCTAGACTGGGAGGGACAATAGGTTGGATTGACGATCCGGATTCCGAATTAGGAAGAATAGAGATCAAATCCGGTGGAAAAAGAGAAGTGCAATACAGTTTCGGACCGCTCACTAAAGAGATACTCAAAGACTGTATTCGCAAACAAGTTATCCTAAACTTTAAAGCAGGCGCATACAAAGTCATCCTTCCAGATCTAAAAAGAACGGTCTTAACTAAACCGGAAGAAATAGATATTGTGGATTCTCTTCCATTAACTCCTGCATCTATGGCGATGGCTGCTCCTCATCCTGCGGGTGGATGTAGAATGGGACTGGATCCAAAAACTTCAGTCGTGGATTGGAAACATAAGGTGCATGGAATTTCGAATTTATATATAAGCGATTCCAGCGTGTTCCCTACTGCGGTTTCTGTGGATCCAAGCTATACGATTATGGCATTCTCCAAAAGAGCCGCCCAATTTATTTCTGAGAAGAAGTCTTGA
- a CDS encoding LA_2478/LA_2722/LA_4182 family protein produces MISKINKTVIPFGLVLVLLGVTFSFGCSKKKKAPAAVESVWKADQDGVENSNGFAWVSKYCEKVRQCADGDMKTLDQDSEAILEKRLRKDFCLEKFKESKVYTLAAQEPKLVINRTISCLKAATEADCSLIKKGVSELSEDCKWLQTLQNSKE; encoded by the coding sequence ATGATCTCTAAAATAAATAAAACTGTAATTCCTTTTGGATTGGTCCTCGTATTATTGGGAGTTACCTTCTCATTTGGTTGTTCTAAAAAGAAAAAAGCTCCTGCTGCTGTAGAATCAGTATGGAAGGCGGATCAGGATGGAGTGGAGAACTCCAATGGATTCGCATGGGTTTCCAAATATTGTGAAAAAGTCAGACAATGTGCCGACGGGGACATGAAAACATTGGATCAAGACTCTGAAGCAATTTTGGAAAAAAGATTAAGAAAGGATTTTTGTTTAGAAAAATTTAAAGAATCCAAAGTGTATACATTGGCCGCGCAAGAACCTAAATTGGTTATAAATAGGACTATTTCCTGTTTGAAAGCAGCAACGGAAGCAGATTGCTCTTTGATAAAAAAAGGAGTTTCTGAACTTTCGGAAGATTGTAAATGGTTACAAACTCTTCAAAACTCTAAAGAGTAA
- a CDS encoding M14 family zinc carboxypeptidase → MLRGIKRLNRYEKRLLRIAKLGGKLVKINQAGFSRRTDEGFRFPIYSLEIGTKEGLEKHPVGITAGVHGLETIGIQILIDFLEYIISPKSTGFLPELKKGKLGLIVIPIVNPGGVAAKTRANPGGVDLMRNSGIDAEKPLPFFGGQKFSNKLPYFRGHGLEPESRTLSRTVFEKFFHVQDSILPVLDLHSGFGTVDNVWWPYAYTHRPCTDTVLYEKIASHFKDHCGHINFAYGPQSASYTTHGDLWDKFYDHYQELYSEQESWSSKFLPLTLEVGTWSDIKEEPMKLFSKKGIFRPAEHNKSEVLTRYRGFLRDFVRLGLTKPKDWTEAE, encoded by the coding sequence TTGCTCAGAGGTATCAAAAGACTGAATCGATACGAGAAAAGATTACTCAGGATCGCAAAACTGGGGGGCAAACTCGTAAAAATCAACCAAGCAGGTTTTTCCAGAAGGACCGACGAAGGTTTCCGATTTCCGATCTATAGTTTGGAGATAGGGACTAAAGAGGGTTTGGAAAAACATCCCGTAGGGATCACGGCAGGTGTACATGGATTGGAAACGATCGGTATCCAGATCCTGATCGATTTTCTGGAATATATTATTAGCCCCAAATCCACGGGCTTCCTTCCTGAATTAAAAAAAGGTAAATTAGGATTAATTGTTATTCCGATCGTGAATCCGGGAGGAGTGGCTGCAAAGACCAGAGCAAATCCTGGTGGAGTGGATTTAATGAGAAACTCCGGGATAGATGCAGAGAAACCACTTCCTTTTTTTGGGGGCCAAAAGTTCTCCAATAAACTTCCTTATTTTAGAGGTCATGGATTGGAGCCTGAGTCTAGAACACTTTCCAGAACTGTTTTCGAAAAATTTTTCCATGTGCAGGATTCAATTTTGCCTGTTTTAGATCTACACTCCGGTTTTGGAACAGTGGACAATGTTTGGTGGCCTTACGCTTATACTCATAGGCCTTGCACGGATACCGTTTTATACGAAAAGATTGCTTCTCACTTTAAAGATCATTGTGGGCATATCAATTTTGCTTATGGTCCTCAGAGTGCGAGTTACACAACTCATGGAGATCTTTGGGATAAGTTCTATGATCATTACCAAGAATTGTATTCAGAGCAAGAGAGTTGGAGTTCCAAATTTCTTCCTTTAACATTAGAAGTGGGGACTTGGTCGGATATTAAAGAAGAGCCTATGAAGTTATTTTCTAAAAAAGGAATATTTAGACCCGCCGAACATAATAAAAGTGAAGTTCTAACTAGATACAGAGGTTTTTTAAGAGACTTCGTACGTTTGGGTCTAACAAAACCGAAGGATTGGACTGAAGCTGAATAG